The Halorubrum salinarum genome segment TGGCTGGAAGCCATCACCAGTTGATGAGCGAGTTCCGGTTAAGTAGTATGCTATGAGCGGTATGTGGGAACGCGTACGGCCCGGTACGAGTACGTTTCTGTATGTTCCCTATATAGCAGTATATAGCCACCCGAGCGATGGTCGCGGCCGAGAAGCGAGCAGCCCGGGACGTAGTTTTAAGTCCCCGTACCGGGAGAACCCGGACGAATGACCCCTCCCACGACCGACGGGCCGCCCGCGCCGACGACCTCCAGGGAGGAGGCGTGGGTCGCCCACGCCGCGCTGATCGACGCCGCGACCGCCGCCACCGACGACGACAGGCCGTACCACCGTTCGATCGAGTCGATAGAGCGGGGCGCGGCGCTCGACGACGAGGGAATCGCCCTGCTCAGAGACGCGCTCGTCGACTACCTCGGCGACGCGCCGGTCCGCGACCGCGCCCCCGGGCGGGCGCTGTTGCGGCGCACCGACGACGCGGTCGACGCGCAGTCGAGCCACGCGTAGGACCGACGGACGCTGGGTGCGAGTCCCCGCCGCGAGAGTCTCAGCCCCGACCGAGAGCGGCGAATTCCGGCCGCTACGAGCCGGCCTCCACCGCCTCGATCAGCAGCTCCGCGACGTCGACGATCTCCACGTCGTCCTCGAAGTTCCCCGTCTTCCGACCGTCCTCGAACATCGTCGTACACATCGGGCAGGCGACGACGAACTTCTCTATCGCGGCGCCCGCGTCGGTGTCCTCGACCGCCTCGCGGAGGCGCTCCTCGCTCGGCTTGACCGCCTCCTCGTGTTCGGTCCAGAGGCCGCCGCCGCCGCCGCCACAGCAGAACGAGTCGTCCCGCGAGCGGGGCATCTCGTAGAGGTCGGCGCCGGTCGCCCGGATCAGCTCGCGGGGCGCCTCGTACTCGTCGTTGTACCGGCCGAGGTGGCAGGGGTCGTGGTAGGTGACGGTGTAGTCGAGCTCGTCGCCGGCGAGGCCGAGCCGCCCCTCGTCGACCAGCTCCTCGACCACTTGCGTCCAGTGGAACACGTCGACCGCGCCGTCCGCGTTCCACGGCTCCTCGCGGTCGAACGGCATCATCGGGTCGTCCGCGAACTCCGCGAAGTCGACCTCGGGGTACTCGTTTTTGATGGTGTTGTACGAGTGCGGGTCGGTACAGACGATGTTCTCGAACTCGCAGTCCGCGAACGTCTCGACGTGGTGGCCGGCGAGTTCGAGGTAGAGGAACTCCTCGCCGATCCGTCGGATGTCGTTGCCGTCCGTCTTCTCGTCGTCGAACAGGATGCCGAACGACACGTCGGCCTCGTCGAACAGGCGCGCGAGCGCGCGGGCGACCTTCTTGTTCCGGTCGTCGAAGCTCGGGTAGTCGCCGACGTACCAGAGGTACTCGACCTCGGTCTCGCGAGCGTCCGGCACGTCGACGGCGTCGTCGAGGTCGTCGGTCCAGTCGCCGCGGGCCGACTGCGACTCGCCGAAGGTGTTCCCCTTCCCCATCACGTCCTGGAACACGTCCTGGAGGTTCGAGTCGACCGCCCCCTCGTCGACGAGCTGGCGGTTCATCTTCGTGAAGGAGGTGAGGTGTTCGATGTCGACGGGGCAGGCGTCCATACACGCCATACAGGACATACACGACTCCATCGACTCGGCGTCGATGACGCCGCCCTCGTCGGCGACGATGGGGACAGTTCCCCCGTCTGCGCTCGCGACACCACCGTCCGTCGCCACCGCACCGCCGTTGCCTGCGACCGGATCGTCGCTCACCGACTCGCGGTACGACTTCAGGTCGAGGATGACGTTCCGCGGGTCGAGGTTCCGGCCGACGGTGTCGGCGGGGCAGGCGTCGGTACACCGCCCGCACTTGGTACAGGCGTCGCCGTCGAGCAGCTCCTTCCACGTGAAGTCGTCGAGCGACTCGGCGTTTGTGTGATCGAGGTCGGCCGGGACGTTCGGGAGCCGCGCGCCCGCCTTCTCGTCTCGGGCGACGACGTTCGCGAACGACGAGATCATGTGGAACGGCTTCGCGTAGGGGATCCACGCGACGAACGCGAACGCGAGCAGCGAGTGGCTCCACCAGAGGGCGCCGTATATCGACTCCGCGCCCGCGGCCGTGAGCCCGGCCGCCTCCAGCCCGGTCGCGAGCGCCATCCCGACGAAGCTCACGGTCTCGGTCGCCCGCTGCGGCTGGCCGACCATGCTCA includes the following:
- a CDS encoding DUF7853 family protein gives rise to the protein MTPPTTDGPPAPTTSREEAWVAHAALIDAATAATDDDRPYHRSIESIERGAALDDEGIALLRDALVDYLGDAPVRDRAPGRALLRRTDDAVDAQSSHA
- a CDS encoding (Fe-S)-binding protein — translated: MTPLQAATRETFWTIGPVGKAAFYWLAAVAVLVFLYGVYARFAAYARGGADPRDRLSNLPGRVVAATKTVLANENQFDGDLYTGVMHTFVLWGFLVLLVATTILGIDIDLYRPLTGESFWVGDFYLAYQFAVDAFGLLFVVGVGMAAFRRYRQREGRLWGKHTSLEDDAFVWTLFLLGVGGFLVEGVSMVGQPQRATETVSFVGMALATGLEAAGLTAAGAESIYGALWWSHSLLAFAFVAWIPYAKPFHMISSFANVVARDEKAGARLPNVPADLDHTNAESLDDFTWKELLDGDACTKCGRCTDACPADTVGRNLDPRNVILDLKSYRESVSDDPVAGNGGAVATDGGVASADGGTVPIVADEGGVIDAESMESCMSCMACMDACPVDIEHLTSFTKMNRQLVDEGAVDSNLQDVFQDVMGKGNTFGESQSARGDWTDDLDDAVDVPDARETEVEYLWYVGDYPSFDDRNKKVARALARLFDEADVSFGILFDDEKTDGNDIRRIGEEFLYLELAGHHVETFADCEFENIVCTDPHSYNTIKNEYPEVDFAEFADDPMMPFDREEPWNADGAVDVFHWTQVVEELVDEGRLGLAGDELDYTVTYHDPCHLGRYNDEYEAPRELIRATGADLYEMPRSRDDSFCCGGGGGGLWTEHEEAVKPSEERLREAVEDTDAGAAIEKFVVACPMCTTMFEDGRKTGNFEDDVEIVDVAELLIEAVEAGS